The following proteins are co-located in the Paludibaculum fermentans genome:
- a CDS encoding MFS transporter, with protein sequence MLSRIFTAFESRNFRLMWAGACTSSIGTWMQSLAQSWMVLKLSGSPFYLGLDSFLGGTPIFVLAMFAGVAADRFDRRRVLLVSQFVQMSCAFLLAILFATNHASVWQILTLSFVVGVAQAFGAPAYQSLIPSLVPRENLPNAIALNSIQFNLARVIGPVIGGFALTSLGAAWCFGLNGLSFVAVIISLLLITIDFTPGKTKETVMESMKGGIAFIRQKPEMLPLIWVAFVCTFLGIPIIVFLPVFAKEVFGGTAATYTLLLSVEAAGAICGGLMVAARGKGAGVGRDAILALIGLGVFEAAFALSRNLYVALVFLFLAGMGLIACFSLLSSLVQMVATDEMRGRVMSIYNVAFRGGMPIGSLITGSLVPHLGAPIVVTVYGVVLACLALYLLLVQRKIAAL encoded by the coding sequence TTGCTAAGCCGGATCTTTACCGCCTTCGAATCCCGAAACTTCCGGTTGATGTGGGCAGGCGCCTGCACCTCCAGCATTGGGACCTGGATGCAGAGTCTGGCTCAAAGCTGGATGGTGCTGAAGCTGTCCGGATCGCCCTTCTATCTCGGGCTGGATTCGTTCCTCGGCGGGACGCCCATCTTCGTGCTGGCTATGTTCGCCGGCGTCGCGGCCGATCGTTTCGACCGCCGCCGGGTGTTGCTCGTCTCACAGTTCGTGCAGATGAGCTGCGCCTTCCTGCTGGCCATCCTCTTCGCCACCAACCACGCCAGCGTCTGGCAGATCCTCACCCTCAGCTTCGTCGTGGGCGTCGCTCAGGCTTTTGGAGCACCCGCCTATCAGTCGCTGATTCCCTCCCTGGTCCCCCGCGAGAACCTGCCCAACGCCATCGCCCTGAACTCCATCCAGTTCAACCTGGCGCGCGTCATCGGCCCGGTGATCGGCGGCTTTGCCCTGACCAGCCTGGGCGCCGCCTGGTGCTTCGGCTTGAATGGCCTCAGCTTCGTGGCGGTGATCATCTCGCTGCTGCTCATCACCATCGACTTCACCCCGGGCAAGACCAAAGAGACCGTAATGGAGAGCATGAAGGGCGGCATCGCCTTCATCCGCCAGAAGCCCGAAATGCTGCCGCTCATCTGGGTTGCCTTCGTCTGTACGTTCCTGGGCATCCCCATCATCGTCTTTCTGCCCGTCTTCGCCAAGGAAGTCTTCGGGGGCACGGCCGCCACCTATACTCTTCTGCTTTCGGTGGAAGCGGCCGGCGCCATCTGCGGCGGGCTGATGGTGGCCGCGCGCGGCAAGGGCGCGGGCGTGGGCCGCGATGCGATTCTGGCCCTCATCGGGCTCGGCGTCTTCGAGGCGGCCTTTGCCCTGAGCCGCAATCTATACGTGGCCCTGGTCTTCCTCTTCCTGGCCGGCATGGGGCTGATCGCCTGTTTTTCACTCCTCAGCTCGCTGGTGCAAATGGTGGCGACCGATGAAATGCGAGGCCGCGTAATGAGCATCTACAACGTTGCTTTCCGCGGCGGCATGCCCATCGGCAGCCTCATCACCGGCTCCCTGGTGCCCCACTTGGGTGCGCCCATTGTTGTCACGGTGTATGGCGTAGTGCTGGCATGTCTGGCCCTCTACCTACTGCTGGTTCAGCGCAAGATCGCCGCCCTATGA
- the argJ gene encoding bifunctional glutamate N-acetyltransferase/amino-acid acetyltransferase ArgJ, whose product MNLPLGFRYSALYAGIRKAAKPDLALIVSDTPASAAAVFTTNRVQAAPVKLSRENLVQTGGVARAVLVNAGNANCATRTGAKVALATTRAAAKTLGCKAAEILPSSTGVIGMELDPNLITNALPALAEGLTAGKFLDCADAILTTDLVRKVAYAEAGGARLAGMTKGSGMIHPGMATTLAYVVTDAVVSPTVLQSCLKVAVGRSYNRLSVDGDMSTNDTLLVLANGASGIRPKREEFQAALDEVCQSLAKQIARDGEGAQKFVEIEVSGAKDEASATRIARAIANSPLVKTAIAGSDANWGRILCAAGYSGATFEPEQVDIFLQGVKVCRRGLAAPFDEAALKTRLDEKDCSIRFLIAGEGKGSCRFWTCDLTHGYIDINASYRT is encoded by the coding sequence GTGAACCTGCCCCTCGGCTTCCGTTATTCCGCTCTGTATGCGGGCATCCGCAAGGCCGCCAAACCTGATCTGGCGCTGATTGTGTCGGACACTCCGGCGTCCGCCGCCGCCGTCTTCACGACGAACCGCGTGCAGGCCGCGCCCGTCAAACTATCCCGCGAGAACCTGGTCCAGACCGGCGGCGTCGCCCGCGCCGTGCTGGTCAACGCTGGCAACGCGAACTGCGCCACCCGCACCGGAGCCAAGGTCGCCCTGGCCACCACTCGGGCCGCCGCCAAAACCCTGGGCTGCAAGGCCGCCGAGATCCTGCCCTCCTCCACCGGAGTCATCGGCATGGAACTCGATCCCAACCTCATCACCAATGCCCTGCCCGCCCTCGCTGAAGGGCTCACCGCCGGCAAGTTCCTCGATTGCGCCGACGCCATCCTCACCACGGACCTGGTCCGCAAAGTGGCCTACGCCGAAGCCGGCGGAGCGCGCCTGGCCGGCATGACCAAGGGTTCCGGCATGATCCATCCCGGCATGGCGACCACCCTCGCTTACGTCGTCACCGACGCCGTCGTCTCGCCCACCGTCCTCCAGTCCTGCCTGAAAGTGGCCGTCGGCCGCAGCTACAACCGGCTCAGCGTCGACGGCGACATGAGCACCAACGACACCCTGCTGGTCCTGGCCAACGGCGCCAGCGGCATCAGGCCCAAACGGGAAGAGTTCCAGGCCGCGCTCGACGAGGTCTGCCAGTCCCTCGCCAAACAGATCGCCCGCGATGGCGAAGGCGCCCAGAAGTTCGTCGAGATCGAAGTCTCAGGGGCGAAGGACGAGGCCTCCGCCACCCGCATCGCCCGCGCCATCGCCAACTCCCCACTCGTCAAGACCGCCATCGCCGGCAGCGATGCCAACTGGGGCCGCATCCTGTGCGCGGCCGGCTACTCCGGCGCGACTTTTGAACCCGAACAGGTCGACATCTTCCTGCAAGGTGTAAAAGTTTGCCGCAGGGGACTCGCCGCCCCGTTTGACGAGGCAGCCCTGAAGACCAGGCTCGACGAGAAGGACTGCAGCATCCGCTTCCTCATTGCTGGCGAGGGCAAGGGCTCCTGCCGCTTCTGGACCTGCGACCTCACCCATGGCTATATCGACATCAACGCCAGCTACCGCACCTGA
- a CDS encoding VOC family protein codes for MLFTGLEHTALASPEPKRLAQWYVDTLGFRINHEYDGNFFVKAPDGAMLEIIPSQGNAPETAMRTPGIRHIAVSVSDFDAGQEDLKGKGVKFLGEPLNLKGNRLLFFADADGNILHLISRPQPLP; via the coding sequence ATGTTGTTCACTGGACTGGAGCATACGGCCCTGGCCTCCCCTGAACCAAAGCGGCTCGCACAGTGGTACGTCGACACGCTGGGTTTCCGGATCAATCACGAATACGACGGCAACTTCTTCGTGAAAGCCCCCGACGGCGCCATGCTGGAGATCATTCCATCACAGGGCAATGCGCCCGAAACCGCCATGCGCACCCCGGGCATCCGCCATATCGCGGTCTCGGTCAGCGACTTCGACGCCGGCCAGGAAGACCTGAAAGGCAAGGGCGTCAAGTTCCTCGGGGAACCGCTCAACCTCAAAGGCAACCGCCTGCTCTTCTTCGCTGACGCGGATGGCAACATTCTGCATCTCATCTCGCGTCCCCAGCCTCTGCCGTAA